The Sulfitobacter sp. OXR-159 sequence ACACGTCACCCGGATCAGGTACGAGGCCCGGGTGAGGGAACTGGTTGAGCAGAATGAAATCCTGTCGGCGTCGACAGAGGCCCTTTTGCGCGCGCGTGCGCAGTTGCGCGCCGAGTTGGCTGAATTGGATGCGACAATCGCGGATCTGGCAAAACAAGACGACGTTTGCCGTCTGATGATGACGATGCCAGGCGTCGGTCGGATCGTCGCCCTGACGGTCAAATCCGCGATCGACGATCCGACCCGGTTCGCGCGATCGAAGGATGTTGGTCCGTGGGTGGGGCTGACGCCGAGACGTACGCAATCCGGAGAGATGGACATTGTCGGGCAAATTACTCGAGCCGGTGACCGGGCCCTTCGAACGGCCTTGTATCAAGCGGCGATGATCTTGATGCACCGTGGGTCACCAAACTGGCTCCAGGCCTGGGCGCTCAGAGTGGCCCATCGGCGTGGATCGAAACGGGCCTTGATTGCACTTGCGCGGCGTATTGGCGTTGTATTGCACCGCATGTGGCGAGACGGCACACCATTCCGCCATGTGCAGAGCTCCCCGGCAACGGTCTGAGTAAAATAATTCCAGAACTTGATCTGACGGAGGAACGCACTGCACCTGACGACAGGTACGACGAGGTCCCTTGCCGGGACGAGGTTCCTGGAGATGCCGAAAGCCCGCTAGTTATCGGCTAACGCTGAATACGCGTAAAAGATGGGCACCCAGGACCAGATTTGGACCAGGCATAGAGTGGCAGCCATGCGGCTGACTACGGACGGAAGAGCGAAGCCCGTGCAAGGGGTGTCCTTCAGTCCTGACGTGCGGGTGCAGTGAAAAAGAAAAAGAAAGCTTCTGAATCTGTGCCTTAAAACTCGGTGAAAGTTGAGATCTTCGCCGGGATTTTTGACTTGCCCGAAACCCTTGACCCCACATTTCCCAAGTAAGGCGCTGATTTCGCTGTCCTGACCATTATATTTCCTATATAAAACATGGTGTTGAAGGCTGCGAGGGGCGCGTTTCATGGATCACCCAGAGGGTGCGGGCTTGCAACGGGCAGATCGGGTGGATTTCGACCCTCGCGTGCGGCTGGAATTTCGCGGCACGCAGCTCAGTTCCGACGGCGGCCTTCTGGTGATGCGCGAGCTTGATGACGCGCTCGGGTTGTCCGATTTGGCGTCAGCGGCGCTGCGCGATACTCGCTCTGGCAAGAACACGGTCCATCGGCTCGACGGCCTGTTCCGGCAATCAGTCTTTGGGCGGCTGGCCGGATACGAGGATGTCAACGACGCCAACCGTCTCGCCTGCGATCCGGTCATGCGCCAAGTTGTCGGCGGCAGAGCGGTCGATGCACAAGCGGCCTCGGCATCGCAGATGGGACGGTTCGAGACCGAGACGCTGGCTCTGGCCGGGAACCGTGCCGCGCTGGCCGACC is a genomic window containing:
- a CDS encoding IS110 family transposase codes for the protein MNVFIGLDVSLTSTAICVLGPQGKVVEELEAASEPEALVRAMTSLPYAVDAIGLEAGPLSQWLSKGIEEAGLDVVLMETRLVKAALKAMPIKTDRRDAQGIARLLQMGWYRPVHRKSVSSQEIRALLTARKSVQQAIINLELSMRGVLRNFGLKLGHVTRIRYEARVRELVEQNEILSASTEALLRARAQLRAELAELDATIADLAKQDDVCRLMMTMPGVGRIVALTVKSAIDDPTRFARSKDVGPWVGLTPRRTQSGEMDIVGQITRAGDRALRTALYQAAMILMHRGSPNWLQAWALRVAHRRGSKRALIALARRIGVVLHRMWRDGTPFRHVQSSPATV